GGGACGCGGGTGCATGACCGCGTGACCCTGCAGCCTCGGCTGCCGCTTCCCGGTCTCGCTGCTCTGCTCGCGTGGGTGGTCGACGCGTTCTTCAGGCACCGGCAGCGTCGGTTGCGGCGGTACTTCGCCGAGAACTGACGCCGTCCTTGTGGCCTGACCTCAGGTTGCGTGGGCCGGCGACCTATTCGCTGCGCGCGTCGTAGGCAGATTGGTTCTGCTCGATCTCCGGATTGTGGTCAACCGCCCACTCGGCGAGTGCCACTGCGGGCTCGATCAGGGTCCGGCCGGTCGCGGTCAGTTCGTACTCGACGCGCGGCGGGACCTCGGCATAGACCGTCCGGGACACCAGGCCGTCGCGCTCCAGGTTGCGCACCGTCCGGGTCAGCATCCGCTGCGAGATGCCGGGGATCCG
The window above is part of the Nocardioides campestrisoli genome. Proteins encoded here:
- a CDS encoding winged helix-turn-helix transcriptional regulator; translation: MSKYEKSCLIRGDGGRAIRGILDRIGDKWTLLVVATLDGPPLRFSELQTRIPGISQRMLTRTVRNLERDGLVSRTVYAEVPPRVEYELTATGRTLIEPAVALAEWAVDHNPEIEQNQSAYDARSE